The Mangrovimonas cancribranchiae nucleotide sequence CGCCATTCTCTTTAAACACAACGTGTTCTTTATACCAAAGCTTGTTTTCTTTAATACTTGAAAAACCTGTACCTAACAACTCACCATTGGGTTTTGCCATTTTATACTCTAATGTATCTTTTATTATTTTTCCATGCGGAAAATTCATTTCAACAATAAGAAATAGGTTGTTGTACTTGTACTTATGGGTATTTCTTAAGTTGACATATAAGTTATACGGTTGTAAGGTGTCTGGCGGATGTATTTTAAAAGAAACTATAGAGTCTTTATGCCATTTT carries:
- a CDS encoding gliding motility lipoprotein GldH — its product is MRNSLFLFLICCAIMSCNNNMVYSEYKSLQNQKWHKDSIVSFKIHPPDTLQPYNLYVNLRNTHKYKYNNLFLIVEMNFPHGKIIKDTLEYKMAKPNGELLGTGFSSIKENKLWYKEHVVFKENGEYQVNIQHAMRENGKVNGVLNLEGVTDVGFSVETPASK